From Salipiger profundus, a single genomic window includes:
- a CDS encoding ATP-binding response regulator yields the protein MTEFAAKLQHDRGRAFGFLRGAGILLALASLCALLSVQKDGTGLGVALVTAAAAFAAMAVLLAATAGLRRYRTALEIETIHRLAEDSATPIMVTNRAQTVIVANAAARQQFGEVRGGGLPQILGRSIVSADAVLRRLDDLASEQGFARESVSTHTDRFKLSVRRLARGHGLWRIEAGLTPPETEPEIDEPPVLTLGRSGAVLFMNGRARSMLGRRIKQLDDVLEDPPLHPGREHGFRTPQGTRRFIARCLEAGIGRQELVLDPVAAEDDAPEAPSGFDDLPVPLLRLDRDGTILRANAVACRLLDTASADGRNIAEFMEGLGRSIQGWLGEAAVGRGLQRSEFLRLARSDREVFVQVTLNRVRVGGKSELVAVLNDATELKTLEAQFVQSQKMQAIGQLAGGVAHDFNNLLTAISGHCDLLLLRHDQGDPDYADLVQINQNANRAAALVGQLLAFSRKQTLRPELLDLRDTLSDLTHLLNRLVGEKIELTLSHDPVLPAIRGDRRQLEQVLMNLVVNARDAMPDGGTIRIETERRLLLEPLKRDRAMVEPGEYASVKVSDAGVGIAQDSLQKVFEPFYTTKRTGEGTGLGLSTVYGIVKQTGGFIFVDSTPDEGSCFTLLFPAYTPPVGAEVPPRPPERRRMPRAGSGVVLLVEDEAPVRAFAARALRMRGYTVLEAASAEEALETLSDDAVSVDVFVTDVIMPGMDGPTWVNEALKARPDTRVVFVSGYAEDMFEEGTERVPESVFLPKPFSLSQLTETVHQQMT from the coding sequence GTGACGGAGTTCGCGGCAAAGCTTCAGCACGACCGGGGCAGGGCCTTCGGCTTCCTGCGCGGCGCCGGCATTCTGCTGGCGCTGGCCTCCCTCTGTGCCCTCCTGTCGGTGCAGAAGGATGGCACGGGCCTCGGGGTTGCGCTGGTCACCGCTGCCGCAGCCTTTGCCGCGATGGCGGTGTTGCTCGCCGCAACCGCCGGCCTGAGGCGCTACCGCACCGCACTCGAGATCGAGACGATCCATCGGCTGGCAGAGGATTCGGCCACGCCGATCATGGTGACGAACCGGGCCCAGACCGTCATCGTGGCGAATGCCGCTGCGCGCCAGCAATTCGGTGAGGTCAGGGGCGGCGGCCTTCCGCAGATTCTCGGCCGAAGCATCGTCAGTGCCGATGCAGTGCTGCGACGTCTGGACGATCTGGCCAGTGAGCAGGGCTTCGCACGTGAAAGCGTTTCGACACATACTGACCGCTTTAAGCTGTCGGTGAGGCGGCTCGCGCGCGGACACGGGCTCTGGCGGATCGAGGCCGGGCTGACCCCGCCCGAGACCGAGCCCGAGATCGACGAACCGCCCGTGCTGACCCTTGGCCGCAGCGGCGCGGTGCTTTTCATGAACGGCCGGGCCCGATCCATGTTGGGGCGCCGCATCAAGCAGCTTGACGACGTGCTCGAGGATCCGCCCCTGCACCCCGGTCGCGAACACGGGTTCAGGACCCCGCAGGGCACGCGGCGCTTCATCGCGCGTTGTCTCGAGGCCGGGATCGGCCGGCAGGAGCTGGTGCTTGATCCGGTCGCCGCAGAGGACGACGCGCCCGAGGCCCCGTCGGGATTCGATGACCTTCCGGTGCCGCTTTTGCGGCTCGACCGCGACGGCACGATCCTGCGTGCCAACGCCGTCGCCTGCAGGCTGCTGGACACGGCCAGCGCCGATGGCCGCAACATCGCCGAGTTCATGGAGGGTCTGGGGCGCTCGATCCAGGGCTGGCTTGGCGAGGCGGCGGTCGGGCGTGGCCTGCAGCGGTCAGAGTTCCTGCGCCTCGCCCGGTCCGACCGCGAGGTGTTCGTGCAGGTCACGCTCAACCGAGTGCGTGTCGGCGGCAAGAGCGAGCTTGTCGCGGTGCTCAACGATGCCACCGAGCTCAAGACGCTCGAGGCGCAGTTCGTCCAGAGCCAGAAGATGCAGGCAATCGGCCAGCTTGCGGGCGGGGTCGCGCATGATTTCAACAACCTGCTGACCGCCATCTCCGGTCACTGCGACCTGCTGCTCCTGCGCCACGACCAGGGGGACCCGGATTATGCCGACCTAGTGCAGATCAACCAGAACGCCAACCGCGCTGCCGCACTCGTGGGTCAGCTTCTGGCGTTCTCGCGCAAGCAGACGCTGCGGCCGGAGCTTCTTGACCTCCGCGATACGCTTTCGGATCTGACCCACCTGCTCAACCGCCTGGTGGGCGAGAAGATCGAGCTCACGCTCAGCCACGACCCGGTGCTCCCGGCAATCCGGGGCGACCGGCGGCAGCTCGAGCAGGTGCTGATGAACCTCGTCGTCAACGCGCGGGACGCCATGCCCGACGGCGGCACGATCCGCATCGAGACCGAGCGTCGTCTTTTGCTGGAGCCGCTGAAGCGCGACCGGGCGATGGTCGAGCCGGGCGAATACGCCTCGGTCAAGGTAAGTGACGCCGGCGTGGGCATCGCGCAGGACTCCCTGCAGAAGGTCTTCGAACCGTTCTACACCACCAAGCGCACGGGCGAGGGCACGGGGCTTGGTCTCTCGACGGTCTACGGCATCGTCAAGCAGACCGGCGGGTTCATCTTCGTCGACAGCACGCCCGACGAAGGGAGCTGTTTCACGTTGCTCTTCCCGGCATATACGCCGCCAGTGGGTGCAGAGGTGCCGCCACGCCCGCCCGAGCGGCGGCGCATGCCCAGGGCCGGAAGTGGCGTGGTGCTGCTGGTCGAGGACGAGGCGCCGGTCAGGGCCTTCGCCGCCCGCGCGCTGCGTATGCGCGGCTACACGGTGCTCGAGGCCGCCAGCGCCGAGGAGGCGCTCGAGACGCTTTCGGACGATGCCGTCAGCGTCGATGTCTTCGTGACCGATGTGATCATGCCGGGTATGGACGGCCCGACCTGGGTGAATGAGGCGCTGAAGGCGCGCCCCGACACGCGGGTCGTCTTCGTCTCCGGCTACGCCGAGGACATGTTCGAGGAAGGCACGGAGCGCGTGCCCGAGTCGGTCTTCCTGCCGAAGCCCTTCTCGCTCAGTCAGCTGACCGAGACCGTTCATCAGCAGATGACCTGA
- a CDS encoding DUF1330 domain-containing protein, whose protein sequence is MPALWIAHVTVTDEDAYGKYAKLAGPAIAKHGGQFIARGGRYVQLEGKDRPRNVVAKFESVEAAEACYHSPEYQEALSHARDASERELLIVETTE, encoded by the coding sequence ATGCCCGCACTCTGGATCGCCCATGTCACCGTGACCGACGAGGACGCCTACGGCAAATACGCCAAGCTTGCCGGTCCGGCCATCGCCAAGCACGGTGGCCAGTTCATCGCGCGCGGGGGCCGTTACGTTCAGCTCGAGGGCAAGGACCGGCCGCGCAACGTCGTCGCGAAGTTCGAGAGCGTCGAGGCCGCCGAGGCTTGCTATCATTCGCCCGAATACCAGGAGGCACTGAGCCACGCGCGCGACGCCTCCGAGCGCGAACTGCTGATCGTCGAGACCACCGAGTAA
- the guaB gene encoding IMP dehydrogenase, which translates to MEIREALTFDDVLLVPAASGVLPSTADTRTQVTKSIALNIPLLSSAMDTVTEARMAITMAQAGGIGVIHKNFTVDEQAQQVRRVKRFESGIVYNPVTLTPDQTLADAKALTERYGFTGFPVVDAEKHVVGIVTNRDMRFAQKDDTPVRVMMTSENLAILQEPADREEAISLMRARRIEKLLVTDANGKLTGLLTLKDTEKAVVNPTACKDHLGRLRCAAATGVGEAGFERSEALVDAGVDILVIDTAHGHSQGVIDAVTRAKRMSNELQVIAGNVATAEATKALIDAGADAVKVGIGPGSICTTRMVAGVGVPQLTAVMECSRAAGDVPVIADGGIKFSGDFAKAIAAGASCAMVGSMIAGTDESPGEVILYQGRSFKSYRGMGSLGAMARGSADRYFQKDAASDKLVPEGIEGQVPYKGSAGAVIHQLVGGLRAAMGYTGCATVEEMRHNCNFVKITNAGLRESHVHDVAITRESPNYRIG; encoded by the coding sequence ATGGAGATTCGCGAGGCCCTCACCTTCGACGACGTTCTTCTCGTTCCCGCGGCGTCCGGCGTTCTGCCGAGCACCGCAGACACGCGTACGCAGGTGACGAAATCCATCGCCCTCAACATCCCGCTGCTCAGCTCGGCCATGGACACCGTGACCGAGGCCCGCATGGCCATCACCATGGCGCAGGCCGGCGGCATCGGGGTCATCCACAAGAACTTCACCGTCGACGAGCAGGCCCAGCAGGTCCGCCGGGTGAAGCGCTTCGAAAGCGGCATCGTCTACAACCCGGTCACGCTGACCCCCGACCAGACGCTCGCCGACGCGAAGGCGCTGACCGAGCGCTACGGCTTCACCGGCTTCCCGGTGGTGGACGCCGAGAAACACGTGGTCGGCATCGTCACCAACCGTGACATGCGCTTCGCCCAGAAGGACGACACGCCGGTGCGGGTCATGATGACCTCGGAAAACCTCGCCATCCTGCAGGAGCCCGCCGACCGCGAGGAGGCGATCAGCCTTATGCGCGCGCGCCGGATCGAGAAGCTGCTGGTCACCGATGCCAACGGCAAGCTCACCGGCCTGTTGACGTTGAAGGACACCGAGAAGGCCGTGGTGAACCCCACTGCCTGCAAGGACCACCTCGGTCGGCTGCGCTGCGCGGCGGCCACCGGCGTCGGCGAGGCGGGTTTCGAGCGCTCCGAGGCGCTGGTCGACGCGGGCGTCGACATCCTCGTGATCGACACCGCCCACGGCCATTCTCAGGGCGTGATCGACGCTGTCACCCGCGCCAAGCGGATGTCGAACGAGCTTCAGGTCATCGCCGGCAACGTCGCCACCGCCGAGGCCACGAAGGCGCTCATCGACGCGGGCGCCGACGCGGTCAAGGTCGGTATCGGCCCGGGCTCGATCTGCACCACCCGGATGGTCGCCGGCGTCGGCGTGCCGCAGCTCACCGCGGTGATGGAATGCTCGCGCGCGGCCGGAGACGTTCCGGTGATCGCCGACGGCGGCATCAAGTTCTCGGGCGATTTCGCCAAGGCGATCGCCGCCGGCGCCTCCTGCGCCATGGTCGGCTCGATGATCGCGGGCACCGACGAGTCCCCGGGCGAGGTCATCCTCTACCAGGGCCGCAGCTTCAAATCCTATCGCGGCATGGGCAGCCTCGGCGCCATGGCGCGCGGCTCCGCCGACCGCTACTTCCAGAAGGACGCGGCCTCGGACAAGCTGGTTCCCGAGGGGATCGAGGGGCAGGTGCCCTACAAGGGCTCGGCCGGCGCGGTCATCCACCAGCTCGTTGGCGGCCTGCGCGCGGCGATGGGCTATACCGGCTGCGCGACCGTCGAGGAAATGCGCCACAACTGCAACTTCGTGAAGATCACCAACGCCGGGCTGCGCGAAAGCCACGTGCACGACGTGGCGATCACCCGCGAAAGCCCGAACTACCGCATCGGATGA
- the speB gene encoding agmatinase: protein MAHGYDGGRLNLPFTGICTFAKKPFVEDWTRIEADAAILGAPFDAGTQWRAGARFGPRGVREASTLFSFGHAGAYDHEDDVTYLGPEVRIVDMGDADIVHTDTVASHGNIRAGVEAALSAGTLPVVIGGDHSINIPCIEAFEGHAPFHLLQIDAHLDFVDERHGVTRGHGNPMRRAAEKPWVSGLTQVGIRNVSSIAKDGYDAARAMGSDILSVRQARVLGAAGVAERLPADAPVYISIDIDGFCPSIAPGTGTPSHGGFLYYEVLEILQIVAREHRIVGIDLVEVAPDYDPTGSTSILAAQLLMNLLGFVFHARAAP from the coding sequence GTGGCACATGGATACGACGGCGGGCGGCTGAACCTGCCCTTTACCGGGATCTGCACCTTCGCGAAGAAGCCGTTCGTGGAGGACTGGACCCGGATCGAGGCGGATGCGGCAATCCTCGGGGCGCCGTTCGACGCGGGCACGCAGTGGCGTGCGGGGGCGCGGTTCGGGCCGCGCGGCGTGCGCGAGGCCTCGACGCTGTTCTCCTTCGGGCACGCGGGCGCTTACGACCACGAGGACGACGTCACCTATCTCGGGCCGGAGGTGCGGATCGTCGACATGGGCGACGCGGACATCGTGCATACCGACACGGTGGCGAGCCACGGCAACATCCGCGCTGGGGTCGAGGCGGCGCTTTCGGCGGGGACGCTGCCGGTGGTGATCGGCGGCGACCACTCGATCAACATACCCTGCATCGAGGCCTTCGAGGGGCATGCGCCCTTTCACCTGTTGCAGATCGACGCCCATCTCGATTTCGTCGACGAGCGCCACGGGGTGACGCGGGGCCATGGCAACCCGATGCGGCGGGCCGCCGAGAAGCCCTGGGTGAGCGGGCTCACGCAGGTCGGCATCCGCAACGTGAGCTCCATCGCCAAGGACGGCTACGACGCGGCCCGGGCGATGGGATCGGACATCCTCTCGGTCCGGCAGGCGCGCGTGCTTGGCGCGGCCGGTGTCGCGGAGCGGCTGCCGGCGGACGCGCCGGTCTACATCAGCATCGACATCGACGGCTTCTGCCCCTCGATCGCGCCAGGCACCGGCACGCCGAGCCATGGCGGGTTCCTCTACTACGAGGTGCTGGAGATTTTGCAGATCGTGGCACGGGAGCACCGGATCGTGGGCATCGACCTCGTGGAGGTGGCGCCGGACTACGACCCGACCGGGTCGACCTCGATCCTCGCGGCGCAACTGCTGATGAACCTGCTGGGCTTCGTGTTCCACGCCCGGGCGGCGCCGTAG
- a CDS encoding RsmB/NOP family class I SAM-dependent RNA methyltransferase yields the protein MTPAARVQAAAEILDRIAAGTPAEQALLGWSRGARFAGSKDRAAVRDHVFDVLRRWRSTAALGGGETGRARMLGLLRQQEIDPDTLFTGARHAPEELDADERSAGEAPDGAVALDLPDWLSPLFESSLGSEAAVAAEALRHRAPVFLRVNILRTSRDAAQAALGEEDIVTRPYPLADTALEVLEGARRVARSRAFSEGLVELQDAASQAVVEALPLGPGMRVLDYCAGGGGKALAMAARLAGPVDAHDANTARMSDLPARAARAGAKIRREDKPRGPYDLVLCDVPCTGSGSWRRAPEGKWRLTPEGLDRLRATQAEILREVAPLVSPGGTLAYATCSVLAPENGEQVDAFLSEHVGWSETLRRQFLPRDGGDGFFLSCLTRTD from the coding sequence ATGACCCCGGCGGCACGTGTGCAGGCGGCGGCCGAGATCCTCGACCGCATCGCCGCCGGCACCCCGGCCGAGCAGGCGTTGCTCGGCTGGTCGCGGGGCGCGCGTTTCGCGGGCTCCAAGGACCGTGCGGCGGTGCGCGATCACGTCTTCGACGTGCTGCGCCGCTGGCGCTCGACCGCGGCGCTGGGCGGCGGCGAGACCGGGCGGGCGCGGATGCTGGGACTTTTGCGGCAGCAGGAAATCGACCCCGATACGCTGTTCACCGGCGCCCGCCACGCGCCGGAAGAACTGGACGCGGATGAGCGCAGCGCCGGCGAGGCGCCGGATGGCGCCGTTGCTCTCGATCTGCCCGACTGGCTCTCGCCGCTGTTCGAAAGCTCGCTCGGCAGCGAGGCCGCCGTGGCCGCCGAGGCTTTACGGCATCGCGCGCCGGTCTTTCTGCGTGTGAACATCCTGCGCACCTCGCGCGACGCGGCCCAGGCCGCGCTGGGCGAGGAAGACATCGTCACCCGGCCATATCCGCTGGCCGACACCGCGCTCGAGGTGCTCGAGGGCGCCCGTCGGGTCGCCCGCTCGCGCGCCTTTTCCGAAGGCCTCGTCGAGCTTCAGGACGCCGCCAGCCAGGCGGTTGTCGAGGCGTTGCCGCTCGGCCCCGGCATGCGTGTGCTCGACTACTGCGCCGGGGGCGGGGGCAAGGCGCTTGCCATGGCCGCTCGTCTCGCGGGGCCTGTCGACGCGCATGATGCGAACACGGCGCGGATGTCGGATCTGCCCGCAAGGGCCGCACGGGCCGGGGCCAAGATCCGGCGGGAGGACAAGCCGCGAGGGCCCTACGATCTCGTGCTCTGCGACGTGCCCTGTACCGGCAGCGGATCTTGGCGCCGGGCCCCGGAGGGCAAGTGGCGGCTGACCCCGGAGGGGCTCGACCGTCTCCGTGCCACGCAGGCCGAAATCCTGCGCGAGGTCGCACCGCTCGTCTCGCCCGGCGGCACGCTTGCCTATGCCACCTGTTCGGTGCTCGCGCCGGAAAATGGCGAGCAGGTCGATGCGTTTCTCTCCGAACATGTCGGCTGGTCCGAAACGCTGCGACGCCAGTTCCTGCCGCGCGACGGCGGCGACGGCTTCTTCCTGTCCTGCCTCACCCGAACCGATTGA
- a CDS encoding DUF1330 domain-containing protein yields MTAYMIARIDVTDHEEYAIYAGQTVALAEKFGGRFLVKGGPQTVVEGEAPSRHVVIEFPSRAAAMRWFESPEYQRILPFALRASKRDIVIVEGL; encoded by the coding sequence ATGACCGCTTACATGATCGCCCGCATCGACGTCACCGACCATGAGGAATACGCGATCTACGCCGGCCAGACGGTCGCGCTCGCCGAGAAGTTCGGCGGGCGGTTCCTCGTCAAGGGCGGGCCGCAGACGGTGGTCGAGGGCGAAGCGCCCAGCCGTCATGTGGTGATCGAATTCCCGTCGCGGGCGGCCGCGATGCGCTGGTTCGAGTCACCGGAATACCAGCGCATCCTGCCGTTCGCGCTGCGCGCCTCGAAGCGCGACATTGTCATCGTGGAAGGACTCTGA
- the alaS gene encoding alanine--tRNA ligase, which produces MPSLNDIRSTFLGYFEKQGHQIVPSSPLVPRNDPTLMFANSGMVQFKNLFTGVETRDYTRATTAQKCVRAGGKHNDLDNVGYTARHHTFFEMMGNFSFGDYFKREAIPFAWQLVTKEFGIPAERLLVTVYHTDDEAAEIWKSVGVPEDRIIRIATSDNFWMMGPTGPCGPCSEIFYDHGEKYWGGPPGSPEEDGDRFVEIWNIVFMQNEQFEDGSMRELDMQSIDTGMGIERVAALLQGTNDNYATDLIRALIEASADATSTDPDGPGKTHHRVIADHLRSTSFLIADGVMPSNDGRGYVLRRIMRRAMRHAHMLGSKDPVMHRLVPALVRQMGAAYPELHRAQPLIEETLKLEETRFKQTLDRGLKLLDEELAHLPDSAALPGETAFKLYDTYGFPLDLTQDALRERQRTVDTSGFDSAMAEQKAKARAAWSGSGEAADLAIWFDIAEAQGATDFLGYDTETAEGQMLTFVRDGKEVDALEAGETGWIILNQTPFYGESGGQVGDTGWMRRLEDEDDMAEVTDTQKMGGGKVFAHQVTVKSGRFAKNEAVGLEVDHKRRAMIRANHSATHLLHEALRRALGDHVAQRGSLNAPDRLRFDFSHAKALTADEVAQVEREVNAYVRQNSPVVTRIMTPDDAREIGAQALFGEKYGDEVRVVSMGTQSGSGKGADGQTYSIELCGGTHVAQTGEIGAFVLTSESASAAGVRRIEALTGEAAMAELRGRDKALSAIETLLKAHGPDAVTRVASLIDERRKLDNEVAQLRRELAMAGGPGQGGGAEAREVNGVPFVAQVLSGVSGKDLPPLIDEHKERLGTGAVLLIADTGGKVAVAAGVTADLTEKLSAVDLVKAAVGALGGKGGGGRPDLAQGGAKDATQADEAIKAAEAVLEG; this is translated from the coding sequence ATGCCGAGCCTGAACGATATCCGCTCCACCTTTCTGGGTTACTTCGAGAAACAGGGGCACCAGATCGTGCCCTCGAGCCCGCTCGTGCCGCGCAACGACCCGACGCTCATGTTCGCCAATTCGGGCATGGTGCAGTTCAAGAACCTCTTCACCGGCGTCGAGACCCGCGACTACACCCGTGCCACCACCGCGCAGAAATGCGTGCGCGCGGGCGGCAAGCACAACGATCTCGACAACGTGGGCTACACGGCCCGGCACCACACGTTCTTCGAGATGATGGGCAACTTCTCGTTCGGCGACTACTTCAAGCGCGAGGCCATCCCCTTTGCGTGGCAGCTGGTGACCAAGGAATTCGGCATCCCGGCCGAGCGGCTGCTGGTCACGGTCTACCACACCGACGACGAGGCCGCCGAGATCTGGAAGAGCGTCGGTGTCCCAGAGGACCGCATCATCCGCATCGCCACCAGCGACAACTTCTGGATGATGGGGCCGACCGGCCCCTGCGGCCCGTGCTCGGAAATCTTCTACGACCACGGCGAGAAATACTGGGGTGGCCCTCCGGGATCGCCGGAAGAGGACGGCGACCGCTTCGTCGAGATCTGGAATATCGTCTTCATGCAGAACGAGCAGTTCGAGGACGGCTCGATGCGTGAGCTCGACATGCAGTCGATCGACACCGGCATGGGGATCGAGCGGGTCGCGGCGCTGCTGCAGGGCACCAACGACAACTACGCCACCGACCTGATCCGCGCGCTGATCGAGGCCTCGGCGGATGCGACCTCGACCGACCCGGACGGGCCGGGCAAGACGCATCACCGGGTGATCGCCGACCACCTGCGCTCGACCTCGTTCCTGATTGCCGACGGCGTGATGCCCTCGAACGACGGTCGCGGCTATGTGCTGCGCCGGATCATGCGCCGCGCGATGCGCCATGCGCACATGCTGGGCTCGAAGGATCCGGTCATGCACCGGCTGGTGCCGGCTCTGGTCCGCCAGATGGGCGCCGCCTACCCGGAGCTGCACCGCGCGCAGCCGCTGATCGAGGAGACGCTGAAGCTCGAGGAAACCCGCTTCAAGCAGACCCTCGACCGCGGTCTCAAGCTGCTCGACGAAGAGCTTGCGCATCTGCCCGACAGCGCCGCGCTGCCGGGCGAGACCGCGTTCAAGCTCTATGACACCTATGGCTTCCCGCTCGACCTGACGCAGGACGCGCTGCGCGAGCGTCAGCGCACCGTGGATACGTCGGGCTTCGACAGCGCCATGGCCGAGCAGAAGGCCAAGGCCCGCGCCGCATGGTCGGGATCGGGCGAGGCGGCGGATCTCGCCATCTGGTTCGACATCGCGGAAGCGCAGGGCGCGACGGACTTCCTTGGCTACGACACCGAGACCGCCGAGGGCCAGATGCTGACCTTCGTGCGCGACGGCAAGGAGGTCGACGCGCTCGAAGCGGGCGAGACCGGCTGGATCATCCTCAACCAGACGCCGTTCTACGGCGAGAGCGGCGGGCAGGTCGGTGACACCGGCTGGATGCGCCGGCTCGAGGACGAGGACGACATGGCCGAGGTGACCGACACCCAGAAGATGGGCGGCGGCAAGGTCTTCGCGCACCAGGTGACCGTCAAGTCGGGCCGCTTCGCGAAGAACGAGGCCGTGGGGCTTGAGGTCGACCACAAGCGGCGGGCCATGATCCGCGCCAACCACTCGGCCACGCACCTGCTGCACGAGGCGTTGCGTCGCGCGCTTGGCGATCACGTCGCACAGCGCGGCTCGCTGAACGCGCCGGACCGGCTGCGCTTCGACTTCAGCCACGCCAAGGCGCTGACCGCTGACGAGGTGGCGCAGGTCGAGCGCGAGGTGAATGCCTACGTCCGGCAGAACTCGCCGGTGGTGACCCGGATCATGACCCCTGACGACGCGCGCGAGATCGGCGCGCAGGCGCTTTTCGGCGAGAAATACGGCGACGAGGTGCGCGTCGTGTCGATGGGCACGCAGAGCGGCTCGGGCAAGGGCGCCGACGGGCAGACCTACTCGATCGAGCTCTGCGGCGGCACCCACGTCGCGCAGACCGGCGAGATCGGGGCGTTCGTCCTGACCTCGGAAAGCGCGTCGGCCGCGGGCGTCCGCCGGATCGAGGCGCTGACCGGCGAGGCCGCGATGGCCGAGCTGCGCGGTCGCGACAAGGCGCTCTCGGCGATCGAGACGCTGCTCAAGGCGCATGGCCCCGACGCTGTCACCCGCGTGGCATCGCTCATCGACGAGCGGCGCAAGCTCGACAACGAGGTGGCGCAGCTGCGCCGCGAGCTCGCGATGGCTGGCGGACCGGGGCAGGGCGGCGGCGCCGAGGCGCGCGAGGTCAACGGCGTGCCCTTCGTGGCGCAGGTGCTGTCGGGCGTGTCGGGCAAGGATCTGCCGCCCCTCATCGACGAGCACAAGGAACGGCTCGGCACCGGCGCGGTGCTGCTGATCGCGGATACCGGCGGCAAGGTGGCGGTGGCCGCGGGCGTGACCGCGGACCTCACCGAGAAGCTGTCGGCGGTCGATCTCGTGAAGGCGGCCGTGGGTGCGCTCGGCGGCAAGGGCGGCGGCGGCCGTCCGGATCTCGCGCAGGGCGGCGCGAAGGATGCGACGCAGGCGGACGAGGCCATCAAGGCGGCGGAAGCCGTGCTGGAGGGCTGA
- the recA gene encoding recombinase RecA, with the protein MATADLLTMDSKKNADRQKALDSALAQIERQFGKGSIMKLGGDNAFKDIEASSTGSLGLDIALGIGGLPMGRIVEIYGPESSGKTTVTLHCVAEQQKKGGVCAFVDAEHALDPQYAKKLGVDLDELLISQPDTGEQALEITDTLVRSGAVNMVVVDSVAALTPKSELEGDMGDSSVGVQARLMSQAMRKLTGSISRSNCMVIFINQIRMKIGVMFGSPETTTGGNALKFYSSVRLDIRRIGSIKDRDEVVGNQTRVKVVKNKVAPPFKQVEFDIMYGEGISKMGELLDLGVKAGVVDKSGAWYSYGDERIGQGRENAKNFLRENSRVALDIEDKIRAAHGLEFHMAEDDPDMVEDD; encoded by the coding sequence ATGGCAACGGCAGATCTTCTGACTATGGACAGCAAGAAAAACGCAGACCGCCAAAAGGCACTCGACTCGGCACTGGCTCAGATCGAGCGCCAGTTCGGCAAGGGCTCGATCATGAAGCTCGGGGGCGACAACGCCTTCAAGGACATCGAGGCAAGCTCGACCGGATCGCTCGGGCTCGATATCGCGCTGGGGATCGGTGGCCTGCCGATGGGCCGCATCGTCGAGATCTACGGCCCCGAATCCTCGGGCAAGACGACGGTGACGCTGCATTGCGTCGCCGAGCAGCAGAAAAAGGGCGGCGTCTGCGCCTTCGTCGACGCCGAGCACGCGCTCGACCCGCAATATGCCAAGAAGCTTGGCGTGGACCTCGACGAGCTGCTGATCTCGCAGCCCGACACCGGGGAACAGGCGCTCGAGATCACCGATACGCTGGTGCGCTCGGGGGCGGTCAACATGGTCGTGGTCGACTCGGTGGCGGCGCTGACGCCCAAGTCCGAGCTCGAGGGCGACATGGGCGATTCGAGCGTCGGCGTGCAGGCGCGCCTGATGAGCCAAGCGATGCGCAAGCTCACCGGCTCGATCAGCCGCTCGAACTGCATGGTGATCTTCATCAACCAGATCCGGATGAAGATCGGCGTGATGTTCGGCTCGCCGGAAACCACCACCGGCGGCAACGCGCTGAAGTTCTACAGCTCGGTGCGTCTCGACATTCGCCGCATCGGGTCGATCAAGGACCGCGACGAGGTCGTCGGCAACCAGACCCGCGTGAAGGTGGTGAAGAACAAGGTTGCCCCGCCGTTCAAGCAGGTCGAGTTCGACATCATGTATGGCGAGGGCATCTCGAAGATGGGCGAGCTGCTCGACCTCGGGGTGAAGGCCGGCGTGGTCGACAAGTCGGGCGCCTGGTATTCCTACGGCGACGAGCGGATCGGGCAGGGGCGAGAGAACGCCAAGAACTTCCTGCGCGAGAACAGCCGCGTCGCGCTCGATATCGAGGACAAGATCCGTGCCGCGCACGGGCTCGAGTTCCACATGGCCGAAGACGACCCCGACATGGTCGAGGACGACTGA
- a CDS encoding gamma-glutamyl kinase, translating to MLVFWKARLVMLAVPKTGSSAYETALAPHASMTVLDPPELKHAPVYRYNRFFRPMLEKVGGKDMELMAIVREPVSWLGSWYRYRQRGFLAGRPTSTRGMSFDAFVEAYTRGERPPFANVGSQAKFIEPRPNGTAVTHLFRYEHQAKIIGFLEQRLGVTVDLPQKNVSPGADLALSRETEAKLRRKCATDFEVWERAL from the coding sequence ATGCTGGTGTTCTGGAAAGCGCGGCTGGTGATGCTGGCGGTGCCCAAGACGGGCAGTTCCGCCTACGAGACGGCGCTTGCGCCCCACGCCTCGATGACAGTGCTCGATCCGCCCGAATTGAAACATGCACCGGTCTACCGGTACAACCGCTTCTTCCGGCCCATGCTCGAAAAAGTCGGCGGCAAGGACATGGAACTGATGGCCATCGTGCGCGAGCCCGTATCCTGGCTCGGGTCGTGGTATCGCTACCGGCAGCGCGGCTTTCTCGCGGGCCGCCCGACCTCGACCAGGGGCATGAGCTTCGACGCCTTCGTCGAGGCCTATACTCGCGGCGAGCGCCCGCCCTTTGCCAACGTCGGCAGCCAGGCGAAGTTCATCGAGCCCCGTCCCAATGGCACGGCCGTCACCCATCTCTTCCGCTACGAGCACCAGGCAAAAATCATCGGCTTTCTCGAGCAGCGGCTCGGCGTGACGGTCGACCTGCCGCAAAAGAACGTCTCCCCAGGTGCGGACCTCGCGCTTTCAAGGGAGACCGAGGCAAAGCTGCGGCGCAAATGCGCCACGGACTTCGAAGTCTGGGAGCGCGCCCTCTGA